The Algihabitans albus genome window below encodes:
- a CDS encoding NADH:flavin oxidoreductase/NADH oxidase, giving the protein MAELFSPFTLRDITVKNRIAVSPMSQYRAKDGHANGWHAVHLGRFALGGAGLVYAEATAVESDGRRTHGDLGLWQDAQIDGLIPITKFIGDEGAVSGIQLGHAGRKASERRPWHGETPVDDEDVSERNEAPWTAIAPSPIPYAEGWPEPVEMSEADIERVIASFGEAARRAQEAGFKIVEVYAAHGFLIHQFLSPIANRRRDRWGGSGENRRRFAVEVAKSIRANWPEAYPLAFRLSTTDWLEGGIEVEDAVETAKALKTAGVDMIDCSTGGIGGKDRPRRMVIEQGFQVPFAERIRDSADIASMAVGFLWDAKVCEELVKAGKADMIALARELLDDPNWPLHAATKLGAHENHSMWPIESGWWLMKRDRLLSKLGIR; this is encoded by the coding sequence ATGGCCGAGCTTTTTTCTCCCTTCACCTTGCGCGATATCACGGTCAAGAACCGTATCGCCGTTTCTCCCATGAGCCAGTATCGGGCAAAGGACGGCCATGCGAACGGCTGGCACGCGGTGCACCTCGGCCGCTTTGCCCTGGGCGGTGCGGGATTGGTGTACGCTGAAGCGACAGCCGTCGAATCAGACGGAAGAAGAACGCACGGCGATCTCGGCCTCTGGCAGGACGCGCAGATAGACGGCCTGATACCGATCACCAAGTTTATAGGCGACGAGGGTGCGGTCTCCGGCATCCAGCTTGGCCACGCCGGCCGAAAGGCGTCCGAGCGACGGCCTTGGCATGGGGAAACGCCCGTCGACGACGAGGACGTTTCCGAACGAAACGAGGCTCCCTGGACAGCGATCGCCCCGTCGCCAATTCCCTATGCGGAGGGCTGGCCGGAACCTGTGGAGATGTCGGAGGCGGATATCGAGCGGGTGATCGCTTCCTTCGGTGAGGCCGCAAGACGCGCCCAGGAGGCCGGTTTCAAGATCGTCGAGGTTTATGCGGCCCACGGGTTTCTGATTCATCAGTTCTTGTCGCCCATTGCCAATCGGCGCAGGGATCGCTGGGGCGGAAGTGGGGAAAACCGCCGGCGGTTCGCCGTTGAAGTGGCAAAGTCCATTCGGGCGAACTGGCCGGAAGCCTATCCCCTGGCGTTCCGTCTTTCCACAACCGACTGGCTTGAGGGCGGGATAGAGGTGGAAGACGCAGTCGAGACCGCGAAAGCGCTCAAGACAGCGGGTGTCGACATGATTGATTGCTCGACGGGCGGCATCGGCGGAAAGGACCGGCCACGGCGGATGGTCATCGAGCAAGGCTTTCAGGTGCCCTTCGCCGAACGGATCCGAGACAGTGCCGACATTGCAAGCATGGCTGTCGGCTTCCTGTGGGATGCGAAAGTCTGCGAAGAGCTGGTCAAGGCCGGTAAGGCCGACATGATCGCCTTGGCGAGAGAACTCCTCGACGATCCGAATTGGCCACTTCATGCCGCGACGAAACTCGGGGCTCATGAGAACCATTCGATGTGGCCCATCGAATCAGGCTGGTGGCTGATGAAGCGAGACCGTCTCTTGAGCAAACTTGGTATCCGGTGA